The Latilactobacillus sakei subsp. sakei DSM 20017 = JCM 1157 genome includes a window with the following:
- a CDS encoding sensor histidine kinase: MSFFKRYIAMPQQYGLFPYVWLLFLFFPIAYAFPFKTLRQQVIIGLVLIFVIAYRNSYVATTYRPFWLLLQMVVSAILAVIVQALYLSIYTAWVFGSIPMRRRSFWGYYGAYLLSILVPTLFLYYYYGGQMGRDDWVGLAVYGLFCILSPFSAGSIQRYNRKNRQLMQTNQRLTEIIKQNERQRIARDLHDNLGQSFSMITLKAEYARKLLAKKPDAVPEQLLAIEQASRQNLKMVRDIVAGLRQTTIAEELINQERNLSVAGIILLTKDENQIEGLPQSNQQVLAQCLHEAVTNIIRYSHATECYVTFAQSATTFQMTIQDNGRGLKKADQFKSHGIAGMRERLEVIQGELTVDGRHGTTLTLTMPIATEAKND; this comes from the coding sequence ATGTCTTTTTTTAAACGTTACATTGCAATGCCTCAACAATACGGTCTTTTTCCGTATGTTTGGTTACTCTTTTTATTTTTCCCAATCGCCTATGCGTTTCCGTTTAAAACATTGCGGCAACAGGTCATTATAGGTTTGGTACTTATTTTTGTGATCGCGTACCGCAATAGTTATGTTGCCACTACGTATCGACCGTTCTGGTTGTTGCTCCAAATGGTGGTGAGTGCGATTCTTGCGGTGATTGTTCAAGCGCTCTATCTCAGTATTTATACGGCCTGGGTGTTTGGCTCGATTCCGATGCGCCGGCGTAGTTTCTGGGGTTATTACGGAGCCTATCTACTTTCAATCTTGGTACCCACTCTTTTTCTTTACTATTATTATGGTGGTCAGATGGGGCGTGATGATTGGGTTGGCTTAGCCGTCTATGGCTTATTCTGCATTTTATCCCCATTTTCGGCAGGTTCAATTCAACGTTATAATCGCAAAAACCGGCAGTTAATGCAAACCAATCAACGATTGACGGAAATCATTAAACAAAATGAGCGCCAGCGAATTGCCCGTGATTTGCATGATAACTTAGGACAATCGTTTTCGATGATTACTTTAAAAGCGGAATATGCGCGTAAGTTATTGGCTAAAAAACCGGATGCGGTGCCTGAACAATTATTGGCAATTGAACAAGCGTCCCGCCAGAATTTAAAAATGGTGCGTGACATTGTGGCTGGCTTACGGCAAACGACAATTGCCGAAGAATTGATTAATCAAGAACGTAATCTTAGTGTAGCGGGCATCATCTTATTAACCAAGGATGAAAATCAAATTGAAGGCTTGCCACAATCAAACCAACAAGTATTAGCACAATGTTTACACGAAGCAGTGACTAATATTATTCGTTACAGTCACGCCACGGAGTGTTACGTGACGTTTGCGCAATCGGCAACGACTTTTCAGATGACGATTCAAGATAACGGCCGAGGCTTGAAAAAGGCTGACCAGTTTAAAAGTCATGGAATCGCAGGGATGCGTGAACGCTTGGAAGTGATTCAGGGTGAACTGACCGTTGACGGTCGCCATGGGACCACGTTAACACTGACAATGCCAATCGCCACGGAGGCAAAAAATGATTAA
- a CDS encoding MerR family transcriptional regulator, with translation MTYSIKQVSQITGLSIYTIRYYDKQGLLPFVKRDSSGYRAFTDADMSLIYTICCLKNTQMKIADIKQYIDYCMIGPESIEARKTLLLNHRAAVVKKQQALLEGLDEIDLKLSVYTDSNAKEIIGTMFTYLKEQ, from the coding sequence ATGACATACTCAATTAAACAAGTTTCTCAAATAACCGGCCTCTCAATCTATACGATTCGCTATTATGATAAACAAGGTCTATTACCCTTTGTCAAAAGAGATAGTAGCGGCTACCGAGCCTTTACCGATGCCGACATGTCTCTCATCTATACAATCTGTTGCTTAAAAAATACACAGATGAAAATTGCTGACATCAAGCAATATATTGACTACTGCATGATTGGGCCAGAATCAATTGAAGCCCGCAAGACGCTTCTGCTGAATCATAGAGCAGCGGTCGTTAAAAAGCAACAAGCATTACTTGAAGGCTTGGACGAAATTGACCTTAAACTATCAGTTTACACAGATTCTAATGCTAAAGAAATTATCGGTACCATGTTTACCTATCTTAAAGAACAGTAA
- a CDS encoding DNA-3-methyladenine glycosylase translates to MTSIQSAPMSFFTNRPTTEIARDLLGTHLLYTSHQGTLGGLIVETEAYVGAQDTAAHAYNGRRTPFSEPLYHEPGTIYIYQLRGFFLFDIVTQAVDQPQGVLIRAIEPTHGLAQMQRNRPNKPGVNLTNGPGKLMGALGIHDKQLTFKNVDTAPLTIDLANRQHPRHITTAPRIGVNTEAASGQLPYRYFITGNPYVSGTLKKDWDREQHGWL, encoded by the coding sequence ATGACAAGCATACAATCAGCACCAATGTCTTTTTTTACCAATCGTCCCACAACCGAGATTGCCCGTGATTTACTGGGTACTCACCTGTTATACACGAGCCACCAAGGGACCCTCGGTGGTTTAATCGTTGAAACCGAAGCCTATGTGGGTGCTCAAGATACTGCGGCACACGCTTATAACGGTCGACGAACGCCATTTAGTGAACCCCTTTATCACGAACCCGGCACGATTTATATCTACCAATTACGCGGTTTCTTCCTATTTGATATTGTGACGCAAGCTGTGGATCAACCACAAGGCGTTTTGATTCGGGCCATCGAACCCACTCACGGTTTGGCGCAGATGCAACGCAATCGGCCGAACAAACCTGGTGTTAACCTCACTAATGGCCCCGGCAAATTAATGGGCGCCTTAGGAATTCATGATAAACAACTGACTTTTAAAAATGTGGACACCGCACCGTTAACAATTGATCTTGCAAATCGGCAACACCCACGTCACATTACAACGGCTCCCCGCATCGGCGTTAATACTGAAGCGGCCAGTGGCCAACTCCCTTATCGTTATTTTATTACCGGTAATCCCTATGTCAGCGGCACTTTAAAAAAAGATTGGGACCGTGAACAACACGGATGGCTTTAG
- a CDS encoding ABC transporter permease, which translates to MKTVMTQTKMDFKRAYLRNPRFAFFSLLMPIGFYLLFTKVMNQGLVSASFNLQYMVSMTTYSLILSNVFTLSTLLYNDMREGLLALINLSPTSKATYYTAKLLNLGVINGLTIIVIFVVAALSNQLQLAWTTWLLTAGWLWLASLPLCLLGISISFLNDDNQIQLAANLLAFPLAILSGLWWPLAMMPKQVQVIGRHLPVYPINQIAQSIVLKKTVHFADYGVTLGWTVILVGLVVYLNHYQKGARH; encoded by the coding sequence ATGAAGACAGTGATGACACAAACAAAAATGGATTTTAAGCGGGCCTATTTAAGAAATCCCAGATTTGCTTTTTTCTCTTTATTAATGCCAATTGGTTTTTATCTCTTGTTTACAAAAGTGATGAATCAAGGTCTAGTGAGTGCAAGTTTCAATTTACAGTACATGGTTAGCATGACGACGTATAGTTTAATTCTCAGCAATGTTTTTACGTTATCGACGCTACTTTATAATGATATGAGAGAGGGTTTGTTAGCGTTGATTAACCTGTCGCCAACTAGCAAAGCGACCTATTACACGGCAAAGTTGCTTAATCTAGGCGTTATCAACGGCTTAACCATTATCGTTATTTTTGTGGTCGCAGCACTTAGTAATCAGCTCCAATTAGCATGGACAACATGGCTATTAACAGCGGGGTGGTTGTGGCTAGCAAGTTTGCCACTTTGTTTGCTGGGCATTAGCATTTCGTTTTTAAATGATGACAATCAAATTCAGTTGGCGGCGAATTTACTCGCATTTCCACTTGCGATTTTAAGTGGTCTTTGGTGGCCGTTAGCGATGATGCCTAAACAGGTACAAGTCATTGGCCGGCACTTACCGGTTTATCCAATCAATCAAATCGCGCAATCAATTGTCTTAAAAAAGACAGTTCACTTCGCAGATTATGGCGTAACGCTTGGTTGGACTGTGATATTAGTTGGGCTTGTCGTATACTTAAATCATTATCAAAAGGGAGCACGTCATTAA
- a CDS encoding zinc-binding dehydrogenase — protein sequence MKAIMQNDFSGIAGLAMTTMADPKVSALSVIVRNQFIPVLPYDWLTGEGALKAIRPVKLPMVIGYGFGGIVEQVGRLRNQKLVGRAVIGIQPNGAAKTIINSQVPPLLFKVPQNVTLQAATTLIGGGDAALHAVQKSWINKNDIVLVTGASGGVGTYLVQLLKLAGATVIALASSNNLAFVRTLGADYVLNYQTDLRQQLRNVPQPNKVIDTVGQQDLLTLISQQYETLAILSLSIPFFRPMKINQHFEFSNGSVGINGYQQLLAMLANHQLRAHIQAEYNFEDIKKAHFDSKNGHSQGRILLKF from the coding sequence ATGAAAGCAATAATGCAAAATGATTTTTCGGGGATAGCTGGCCTTGCAATGACAACGATGGCTGATCCTAAAGTATCAGCGTTATCTGTAATTGTTCGAAATCAGTTTATACCAGTTTTACCTTATGATTGGTTGACCGGTGAGGGTGCTTTAAAAGCGATACGACCGGTTAAATTACCAATGGTTATCGGGTATGGCTTTGGCGGCATTGTTGAACAGGTTGGTCGCTTACGTAATCAGAAATTAGTGGGACGCGCAGTGATTGGTATTCAACCTAACGGTGCTGCCAAAACAATAATCAATTCGCAAGTACCACCGTTATTATTCAAGGTGCCACAAAATGTCACTTTACAAGCGGCTACGACATTAATTGGCGGTGGCGATGCGGCACTACACGCGGTGCAAAAAAGTTGGATTAACAAAAACGACATTGTTTTGGTTACCGGTGCTTCAGGAGGTGTGGGAACCTATTTAGTGCAGCTGTTGAAATTGGCAGGGGCAACAGTGATTGCGTTAGCCAGTTCTAATAATCTCGCCTTTGTTAGGACGCTAGGTGCCGATTATGTCTTGAATTATCAGACTGATTTACGCCAACAATTGCGAAATGTTCCGCAGCCTAATAAGGTGATCGATACGGTTGGTCAACAAGATTTATTAACTTTAATTAGTCAGCAGTATGAGACATTAGCCATTCTATCCTTATCAATCCCATTTTTTCGTCCTATGAAAATAAACCAGCACTTTGAATTTAGCAATGGTTCAGTCGGTATTAATGGTTATCAACAACTATTGGCAATGCTTGCCAATCATCAATTGCGCGCTCATATTCAGGCTGAATATAATTTTGAGGATATTAAAAAAGCCCATTTTGATTCGAAAAATGGGCATTCACAGGGACGGATTTTATTAAAGTTTTAA
- a CDS encoding ABC transporter ATP-binding protein, with product MIDIQQLKMQFDSQVVLAGLDLTVQPGEIIGLVGANGAGKSTLINLMLGRLTPTQGQIRILGEQPNEKHHFNQVGAMTQGDVPLARLKVIEELALVRSYYQTPLPIETLLTLADLTEHAQKLVSQLSGGQLRRLSFALAMAGNPQLLFLDEPTVGMDVGSRQKFWQQIDCLKKQGKTIILTSHYLEEIEHIATRILILKAGEFQYDGDFATLQRQFKDAQVSFTTTEPLDRFTQWSAVTSASQDGAKVTLQVSDSDQVLAQLAPLLNTKVHDIRIQASSLADIYREIMGE from the coding sequence ATGATTGATATTCAACAATTAAAAATGCAATTCGATTCCCAAGTTGTTTTAGCAGGACTTGATTTAACTGTTCAACCGGGTGAAATTATCGGCTTGGTCGGTGCTAATGGGGCCGGCAAATCAACGTTAATTAACCTAATGCTGGGGCGATTAACACCGACGCAAGGTCAGATTCGTATTTTGGGCGAACAACCAAATGAAAAACACCACTTTAATCAAGTCGGCGCCATGACCCAAGGGGATGTGCCGCTAGCACGTTTAAAAGTAATCGAAGAACTGGCATTAGTGCGCAGTTATTATCAAACACCACTACCGATTGAAACGTTGTTAACACTTGCGGACTTAACGGAACACGCCCAAAAATTAGTGTCCCAGTTGTCAGGTGGTCAATTACGACGTTTATCATTTGCCCTCGCTATGGCGGGCAATCCACAACTTCTCTTTTTAGATGAGCCGACGGTTGGCATGGATGTCGGTAGTCGGCAGAAATTTTGGCAGCAGATTGATTGTTTGAAAAAACAAGGGAAAACGATTATTTTAACGTCCCATTATTTAGAGGAAATTGAGCACATTGCGACCCGGATTTTAATTCTTAAGGCGGGCGAATTTCAATACGATGGGGACTTTGCCACGTTACAACGCCAATTCAAGGATGCGCAAGTTAGCTTTACGACGACCGAACCTCTAGATAGGTTTACACAGTGGTCGGCTGTTACCAGTGCAAGTCAAGATGGCGCAAAAGTGACATTACAAGTTAGTGATAGTGATCAGGTATTAGCACAGTTGGCGCCGTTACTAAACACAAAAGTCCACGATATTCGAATTCAAGCGAGTTCGTTAGCCGATATCTATCGCGAAATAATGGGGGAATAA
- a CDS encoding peptide ABC transporter substrate-binding protein: protein MLKKRRTFIIGLGAALLCSLFLILNVANVQAKQVLQLGAQAPLDTIDISTSTGYGQTGNIFESLYRLGKKGKIEAGLAKSSQVSDDGLTWTFKIRKAQFSNGDPIRAQDFVYSWQRTIKPTTKSPYTNLFSNIKNAPAIADGKLDPKQLGVKALDKHTLQVTLTKPVAYMKTLMAYPLFAPQDQKVIEKYGKKYATKSKYMVYSGPFTLQGWSGTSEEWQFKKNPRYWDHKKVKLSAVKFTVLENTSTALYLYQDGRLDLTQLDNQQVENYSSNRDFKRYPYAQTYFLKYNFNSDNQQVKHILNNQDARLALSLAINRKTMNNRLYGFKTNPVTGFVASGLANSPVKKVDFVKSQAVPHTVDYEPKLAKEYWQKALKATGMKKVTLSLTVDSDDPNTSYVSQYLKGQLEEILPGFHLNLRTVPSQVASSRDHEGDYDILLSAWGADFKDPISFLEIMLPGAANNTGGFKNADYQKNVDLATNQDANDPSQRWADMVEAAQVLNRTQSLTPLYQNETGYLQNPKVKGIIHNTAGTQWSYKTAYIKG, encoded by the coding sequence ATGTTAAAGAAGCGACGAACATTCATAATCGGATTGGGGGCTGCACTATTATGTAGTCTGTTCTTGATCCTCAATGTTGCTAATGTGCAGGCCAAACAAGTTTTACAGTTGGGTGCACAGGCGCCGCTTGATACGATCGATATCTCGACTTCAACGGGTTACGGTCAAACTGGTAATATTTTCGAAAGTTTATACCGACTCGGCAAAAAAGGTAAAATTGAAGCTGGCTTAGCAAAGAGTAGTCAAGTTTCAGATGACGGTTTAACGTGGACTTTTAAAATTAGAAAAGCACAGTTTAGTAATGGTGATCCAATTCGGGCCCAAGATTTTGTTTATTCTTGGCAACGGACGATTAAACCAACGACTAAATCGCCTTACACGAACCTATTTAGTAATATCAAAAACGCCCCAGCGATTGCGGATGGCAAATTAGATCCGAAGCAATTAGGGGTCAAGGCTTTGGATAAACACACGTTACAAGTCACGTTAACCAAACCGGTTGCCTACATGAAGACCTTGATGGCTTACCCATTGTTTGCGCCACAAGATCAAAAGGTGATTGAAAAGTACGGTAAGAAATACGCAACAAAGTCAAAATACATGGTTTACTCGGGACCATTTACGCTTCAAGGCTGGTCCGGAACGAGTGAAGAATGGCAATTCAAGAAAAATCCGCGCTATTGGGATCATAAGAAAGTGAAGTTAAGTGCGGTTAAGTTTACGGTGTTGGAAAATACCAGCACAGCGTTATATCTCTATCAAGATGGGCGCTTGGATTTAACCCAACTCGATAATCAACAAGTTGAAAATTATAGTAGTAATCGCGATTTCAAGCGTTATCCTTACGCGCAAACTTACTTCTTAAAATATAATTTCAACAGTGACAATCAACAGGTCAAGCACATTTTGAACAATCAAGATGCGCGTTTGGCACTATCCTTAGCGATTAATCGGAAGACAATGAACAACCGCCTCTATGGCTTTAAAACAAATCCGGTCACGGGCTTTGTCGCCTCTGGGTTGGCCAACTCACCCGTTAAAAAGGTCGATTTTGTCAAATCACAAGCTGTGCCACACACGGTTGATTACGAACCAAAACTGGCCAAAGAATATTGGCAAAAGGCGCTAAAAGCAACCGGGATGAAGAAGGTGACACTCTCATTAACAGTTGATAGTGATGATCCGAATACATCTTATGTCAGCCAGTATTTAAAAGGGCAGTTGGAAGAAATTTTACCAGGCTTCCATCTCAACTTAAGAACGGTGCCTAGCCAAGTTGCAAGCAGTCGCGATCATGAGGGCGACTACGACATCCTATTATCCGCTTGGGGGGCCGATTTCAAAGATCCAATTTCATTCTTAGAAATCATGCTACCAGGGGCGGCCAATAATACCGGTGGCTTCAAGAATGCGGATTACCAAAAAAACGTTGATTTAGCCACGAATCAAGATGCTAATGATCCAAGTCAACGATGGGCTGATATGGTCGAAGCAGCACAAGTCTTGAACCGCACACAAAGCCTGACACCGTTATACCAAAACGAAACGGGTTATCTCCAAAATCCAAAGGTCAAAGGGATTATTCATAATACTGCTGGAACGCAGTGGAGTTATAAGACCGCGTATATTAAGGGGTAA
- a CDS encoding DUF6506 family protein, which produces MGIFLFFTRIFPEQNTVINRNQAGTCEMITVGFDPSAKTDGSVIELALQLKAEGVQFIELCGGFGPTWTTKINEALNYEIPVGAVMYGPEFRQPLFEIMQ; this is translated from the coding sequence ATGGGCATTTTTCTATTTTTCACCCGCATTTTCCCTGAACAAAATACCGTTATTAATCGCAATCAGGCTGGGACCTGTGAAATGATTACGGTCGGTTTTGATCCAAGCGCTAAAACGGATGGCTCGGTGATTGAACTTGCCTTACAATTGAAGGCAGAAGGGGTTCAGTTTATCGAACTTTGTGGTGGTTTTGGGCCAACTTGGACGACTAAAATTAATGAGGCCCTGAACTATGAAATACCGGTGGGCGCGGTTATGTACGGCCCTGAATTCCGCCAACCATTATTTGAAATCATGCAATAA
- a CDS encoding NAD(P)-dependent alcohol dehydrogenase: MKIKAAVVEQQGAPFVIKDNIELAPLHPDDVQVHMVASGICHSDEALRKGDAIIGYPIVLGHEGSGIVEKVGSNVQSLKVGDHVVLSFYACGICENCLKGVPTQCLNYAENNLSGVRPDGSSHFTENEHHVADMFDQSSFTTTTVVRERNAVKVPDDLDLRELGPLGCGYVTGSGTVLNTLKPKPGDTIAVFGTGAVGLAAMMAGKITGCTKVIAVDIIDERLALAKELGATDTINSRQTDDVVAAIQALTNGRGVNFCVDTTGITPVMEDSIKALCQGGVSATIAVTPNHIDLDTWNDLCVNDKSVVGINMGDSIPQIDIPRLIEFYRQGMFPFDKTEKFYDFEDINLANEASIKGETIKPVLIIDPDYQL, encoded by the coding sequence ATGAAAATTAAAGCAGCAGTCGTTGAACAACAAGGTGCACCATTTGTCATTAAAGATAATATTGAATTAGCCCCACTCCATCCAGATGATGTTCAAGTCCACATGGTCGCAAGTGGCATTTGTCATTCTGATGAAGCACTCCGTAAAGGTGATGCAATTATTGGTTATCCAATTGTGCTTGGTCATGAAGGTTCCGGGATTGTTGAAAAAGTTGGCTCAAACGTCCAAAGCTTAAAAGTTGGCGATCATGTCGTTCTGTCATTTTATGCTTGTGGTATTTGTGAAAACTGTCTTAAAGGGGTACCAACCCAATGTTTAAATTATGCTGAAAATAACCTTTCTGGTGTACGTCCAGACGGTAGTTCTCACTTTACTGAAAACGAACACCATGTTGCTGATATGTTTGATCAATCATCATTCACCACAACGACTGTCGTTCGTGAAAGAAATGCCGTTAAAGTGCCTGATGATTTAGATTTACGTGAACTCGGACCTCTTGGTTGTGGCTACGTCACTGGTAGTGGTACTGTTTTAAATACTTTAAAACCAAAACCTGGTGATACAATCGCCGTCTTCGGTACAGGGGCCGTTGGTTTAGCCGCAATGATGGCCGGTAAAATTACTGGCTGTACCAAAGTCATCGCAGTCGACATTATCGACGAACGCTTGGCACTCGCTAAAGAACTTGGCGCCACTGATACCATTAACAGCCGTCAAACAGACGATGTTGTCGCAGCTATTCAAGCGCTCACTAACGGCCGTGGTGTGAACTTCTGTGTCGACACCACTGGGATTACACCAGTCATGGAAGACTCAATCAAAGCCCTTTGCCAAGGTGGTGTTTCAGCAACAATTGCTGTTACTCCTAACCACATTGATCTCGATACTTGGAACGATTTATGCGTTAACGATAAATCAGTCGTTGGCATTAATATGGGCGATTCAATCCCACAAATCGACATTCCTCGTTTAATTGAATTTTACCGTCAAGGGATGTTCCCATTTGATAAAACTGAAAAATTTTATGACTTCGAAGATATTAATCTTGCTAATGAAGCATCAATTAAGGGCGAAACAATCAAACCCGTCTTAATTATCGACCCAGATTACCAACTCTAA
- a CDS encoding helix-turn-helix domain-containing protein has translation MISDTTIVTALGQRIALERRAQHLSQKQLAADICSQPMISQIEKGTYIPNAILLAKICQRLHLSITNDLLHDYLVIDSLPEFAPTIQALCNQHQYTKILTYLDDDSLVQQLHRQVDLQTYYYYYGVALFQTQQPVANSLRYLKLALAETSHSKASLWTSTEGLILAAIAYIEQRETQIIDTTKFEQLRVILKTNRLLSFDENINSFYYLYSLSLFEHAEYATALLIANEGIDWTTVHQSHYMLADLFLVCAKAAEQLSQPSTAEVAYQKSETLATIFDITTHSF, from the coding sequence TTGATATCAGATACAACTATCGTAACTGCATTGGGGCAGCGAATTGCACTCGAAAGACGTGCACAACACCTCTCTCAAAAACAGTTGGCCGCTGATATTTGTTCACAGCCGATGATTAGCCAAATCGAAAAAGGCACCTACATCCCCAATGCTATTCTCCTAGCAAAAATTTGCCAACGTCTACATCTTTCAATCACTAACGATCTTCTTCATGATTACTTAGTCATTGATAGCCTGCCAGAGTTTGCACCCACCATTCAAGCGCTCTGTAACCAACATCAATACACAAAAATACTTACCTATTTAGATGATGATTCACTAGTTCAACAATTACATCGCCAAGTTGATTTACAAACCTATTATTACTATTATGGTGTGGCGCTTTTCCAAACACAGCAACCTGTCGCTAATAGCTTACGGTACCTGAAACTCGCTTTAGCTGAAACTAGTCATTCTAAAGCGAGCTTGTGGACATCTACCGAAGGCCTTATTCTAGCGGCAATCGCTTATATTGAACAGCGTGAAACACAAATAATCGACACAACCAAATTCGAGCAATTACGTGTCATTCTAAAAACTAACCGCCTCTTATCTTTTGATGAAAATATCAACAGTTTCTACTATTTATATAGTCTAAGCCTATTCGAACATGCTGAATATGCAACTGCATTGTTAATTGCAAATGAAGGCATCGATTGGACAACTGTACATCAATCACATTACATGCTAGCGGATCTCTTTCTAGTCTGTGCTAAAGCTGCCGAACAATTGAGTCAACCTTCAACAGCTGAAGTTGCTTATCAAAAAAGCGAGACTCTCGCTACAATTTTTGATATCACAACCCATTCATTTTAA
- a CDS encoding SDR family NAD(P)-dependent oxidoreductase: MKTALVTGSDKGLGFELVKNLSQNGWQVILGVRNLERGNQAISQLTSLGLTNLSLVQLDLMDEVSIKAAAVEIEQNHTQLSLLINNAGIPGKEYVGYETPIEDLKATMQVNFFGTYLLINQLTGLLHQNQGTIVNITVPTNANHLWNPLAYKTSKGAQNVMTTSLGISFEQQAQNILIYAIHPGIMSTDLNNNVTGPFVHSAEVVGKKIIQTILNKKHRSGDFVEIYHQIPDNALVRMLAKRFGPQD; the protein is encoded by the coding sequence ATGAAAACTGCATTAGTAACGGGTTCGGATAAAGGATTAGGATTTGAATTGGTCAAGAATTTAAGCCAAAACGGTTGGCAAGTGATTTTAGGCGTCCGCAATTTAGAGCGTGGCAACCAGGCAATTAGTCAGTTAACATCATTAGGACTAACTAATCTGAGCCTCGTGCAACTCGATTTAATGGACGAGGTTAGTATTAAAGCAGCTGCTGTTGAAATTGAGCAAAACCATACACAACTATCATTACTAATTAACAATGCGGGTATTCCCGGCAAGGAATACGTGGGTTATGAAACGCCGATTGAGGATCTAAAAGCCACGATGCAAGTCAACTTCTTTGGCACCTATCTACTGATTAACCAATTAACGGGATTGCTGCATCAAAATCAAGGCACAATCGTCAATATTACGGTGCCAACTAATGCCAATCATCTTTGGAACCCACTCGCCTATAAAACAAGTAAGGGCGCTCAAAATGTGATGACGACTTCGTTGGGGATTTCGTTTGAACAACAAGCGCAAAACATATTAATTTATGCGATTCATCCAGGCATTATGTCGACGGACTTAAATAATAACGTCACGGGACCTTTCGTGCATTCTGCCGAAGTGGTTGGCAAAAAAATTATTCAAACGATTTTAAATAAAAAACACCGGTCGGGCGACTTTGTTGAAATCTATCATCAGATTCCAGATAATGCGTTAGTTCGCATGTTAGCAAAGCGGTTTGGGCCACAAGATTAG
- a CDS encoding response regulator transcription factor, whose amino-acid sequence MIKLYLAEDQQLLNTALAGILELEDDLTMIGTATNGQVALEQIATLQPDVALLDIEMPGLTGLEIARRLHEQQPQVKVIILTTFAQTSYFKQAISAEVAGYLLKDGPSDDLIVAIHSVMAGKTVYAPELVVGLTNQPQNPLSQRETDVLQAVANGLSNKEVASQLFLSDGTVRNYMSTILSKLAASNRIEAIQIARHNGWL is encoded by the coding sequence ATGATTAAACTTTATTTAGCAGAAGATCAACAACTTTTAAACACGGCACTAGCCGGTATTTTAGAGCTAGAAGATGACCTAACAATGATCGGGACCGCTACAAATGGCCAAGTCGCCTTGGAACAGATTGCAACCTTACAACCGGATGTCGCTTTACTGGATATCGAGATGCCGGGGTTGACGGGACTTGAAATCGCTCGACGATTACATGAACAACAGCCACAGGTTAAGGTCATTATTTTAACGACCTTTGCTCAGACTAGTTATTTCAAACAGGCGATTAGCGCTGAAGTTGCTGGTTATCTCTTAAAAGACGGTCCCAGTGACGATTTAATCGTCGCGATTCACTCGGTGATGGCCGGCAAAACAGTCTACGCGCCAGAATTAGTGGTCGGCTTAACCAATCAACCGCAAAACCCACTTTCACAACGAGAAACCGATGTTTTGCAGGCAGTGGCCAATGGTTTGAGCAATAAAGAAGTCGCGAGTCAACTCTTCTTATCGGATGGGACCGTCCGTAATTACATGTCGACAATTCTCAGCAAACTAGCCGCCAGTAATCGGATTGAAGCAATCCAAATTGCGCGCCATAATGGTTGGTTATAA